The Georgenia faecalis genome includes a window with the following:
- a CDS encoding glycoside hydrolase family 43 protein, whose translation MTSEGARGRTYTNPVWPGYLADPFVLATPGGYVAVGTGPGEGAQSLVALASADLVRWEPLGDVLAPDDVPGEATHLWAPEIARMGGEYVLYYSAGVEDRGHALRVATSTSPSGPYRDAGVVLTPDEPFAIDAHPFRDDDGQWYLFYAVDRLEGERVGTAVVVDRLVGPGRLAGDPRPVVSATADWQLFLADRPMYGAVHDWHTCEGPFVVRRQGRYWCLYSGGNWEEAGYGVSAVWAQTPMGPWHEPDGAAAGPTVVRTVPGVVHGPGHASVVTDDAGADWLVYHAWDAAGTARRMCLDRLTWTAEGPVCQGPTTTPQPAPAAGARTG comes from the coding sequence ATGACGTCCGAGGGGGCGCGGGGGCGGACGTACACCAACCCCGTCTGGCCCGGCTACCTCGCGGACCCGTTCGTGCTGGCCACGCCCGGCGGGTACGTGGCGGTGGGGACCGGGCCGGGGGAGGGCGCGCAGTCCCTCGTCGCCCTCGCCTCCGCCGACCTCGTCCGGTGGGAACCGCTCGGGGACGTCCTCGCCCCCGACGACGTCCCCGGCGAGGCCACGCACCTGTGGGCACCGGAGATCGCGCGTATGGGCGGCGAGTACGTCCTGTACTACTCCGCGGGCGTCGAGGACCGCGGCCACGCCCTGCGGGTGGCGACGAGCACCAGCCCCAGCGGCCCCTACCGGGACGCGGGCGTGGTGCTCACCCCGGACGAGCCGTTCGCGATCGACGCCCACCCGTTCCGGGACGACGACGGCCAGTGGTACCTCTTCTACGCCGTCGACCGGCTCGAGGGAGAACGGGTGGGGACCGCCGTCGTCGTCGACCGGCTCGTCGGCCCCGGTCGCCTCGCCGGCGACCCGCGGCCGGTGGTGAGTGCCACCGCGGACTGGCAGCTCTTCCTCGCGGACCGGCCGATGTACGGCGCCGTGCACGACTGGCACACCTGCGAGGGCCCGTTCGTCGTGCGCCGGCAGGGCCGCTACTGGTGCCTGTACTCCGGTGGGAACTGGGAGGAGGCGGGGTACGGCGTCTCGGCGGTGTGGGCGCAGACCCCGATGGGCCCCTGGCACGAGCCCGACGGTGCTGCCGCCGGACCGACGGTCGTGCGGACGGTTCCCGGCGTGGTCCACGGGCCGGGGCACGCGAGCGTCGTCACCGACGACGCCGGCGCCGACTGGCTCGTCTACCACGCCTGGGACGCGGCCGGTACGGCCCGGCGCATGTGCCTGGACCGACTGACGTGGACGGCGGAGGGCCCGGTCTGCCAGGGCCCCACGACCACGCCACAACCCGCGCCGGCAGCGGGGGCGCGCACGGGCTGA
- a CDS encoding carbohydrate ABC transporter permease, which translates to MSTATAPRTIRPDENRKGRGASRTLLYVLLAILTLVFISPLLYMLSTSFKTTAGAAAPTPQWIPEEPTLQAYEAILGAEGTPVIRWLINSLAAATGQTLIIVVTASMAGYALARIDFRGRRILFPIIVATLFVPPVILLIPNYLIVGRLGWLDTLLAVILPGAAGAFGVFFMRQFFMGLPLELEQAAFIDGATRWRTFRTVILPLSRPALVTLALLSFLTNWNDFLWPVYVLFSPENQTLPAGLSTLQNANSVRYDLLMAGAVIASVPVLLMYFAAQRYVVEGVGRAGLKG; encoded by the coding sequence ATGAGCACCGCGACCGCGCCGCGCACCATCCGGCCCGACGAGAACCGCAAGGGCCGGGGCGCGAGCCGCACCCTGCTCTACGTGCTGCTCGCCATCCTCACCCTCGTCTTCATCTCGCCGCTGCTCTACATGCTCTCCACGTCGTTCAAGACGACGGCGGGCGCCGCCGCACCCACGCCGCAGTGGATCCCGGAGGAGCCGACCCTCCAGGCGTACGAGGCGATCCTCGGCGCCGAGGGCACCCCGGTGATCCGCTGGCTCATCAACAGCCTCGCCGCGGCGACCGGGCAGACGCTGATCATCGTCGTCACCGCCTCGATGGCGGGTTACGCGCTGGCCCGGATCGACTTCCGCGGCCGCCGCATCCTCTTCCCGATCATCGTCGCCACCCTGTTCGTGCCGCCCGTCATCCTCCTCATCCCCAACTACCTCATCGTCGGCCGACTGGGGTGGCTCGACACGCTGCTCGCCGTCATCCTCCCCGGCGCCGCCGGCGCCTTCGGGGTGTTCTTCATGCGGCAGTTCTTCATGGGGCTGCCCCTCGAGCTCGAGCAGGCGGCGTTCATCGACGGCGCGACGCGCTGGCGGACGTTCCGCACGGTGATCCTGCCGCTGTCCCGGCCGGCCCTCGTGACGCTGGCGCTGCTGTCGTTCCTCACCAACTGGAACGACTTCCTCTGGCCGGTCTACGTCCTGTTCTCCCCGGAGAACCAGACCCTGCCGGCCGGCCTGTCGACCCTGCAGAACGCCAACTCGGTGCGGTACGACCTCCTCATGGCCGGCGCGGTCATCGCGAGCGTCCCGGTCCTCCTCATGTACTTCGCCGCCCAGCGGTACGTCGTCGAGGGTGTCGGTCGGGCGGGACTCAAGGGATGA
- a CDS encoding carbohydrate ABC transporter permease: protein MSDVAINPPAAGVATGASASRTSAVRTSARAAATRSRDNRDGWLFMAPYLVVFTAFVILPTIIGVWISLHDYDYTLAEKPFIGLDNYTGLIDGSSPFAGAFWQGMQGTAIFTVATVPLLLVLPLVVALAMNIKFRGRNFFRAMYFAPYVLGVAVVAVLWRYLLDTNIGLVNHYLGVIGLNDAIPWLTQLPWAWISLIGVTVWWTLGFNTVIYLAALQDISPELYEAAKMDGAGPWQRFRHITIPGLRPVLLFITSVTIIASVNMFGQSYLMTQGGPGQETRTAIYQIAETGLTSFNSGLASAMSMIFSVFLAIISMAVFFLFRERPDRPRKDAR from the coding sequence ATGAGCGATGTAGCGATCAATCCGCCCGCCGCCGGGGTGGCCACGGGCGCGAGCGCGAGCCGGACCAGCGCCGTGCGCACCAGCGCACGGGCCGCCGCCACCCGTTCCCGCGACAACCGCGACGGCTGGCTCTTCATGGCGCCGTACCTCGTGGTCTTCACGGCCTTCGTCATCCTGCCGACCATCATCGGCGTGTGGATCAGCCTCCACGACTACGACTACACCCTGGCGGAGAAGCCGTTCATCGGCCTCGACAACTACACCGGCCTCATCGACGGCAGCTCCCCGTTCGCCGGGGCGTTCTGGCAGGGCATGCAGGGCACGGCGATCTTCACGGTGGCCACCGTCCCGCTCCTCCTCGTCCTCCCGCTCGTGGTGGCCCTGGCGATGAACATCAAGTTCCGTGGCCGGAACTTCTTCCGGGCCATGTACTTCGCGCCGTACGTCCTCGGCGTCGCCGTCGTCGCCGTGCTGTGGCGCTACCTGCTGGACACCAACATCGGCCTCGTCAACCACTACCTCGGCGTCATCGGCCTCAACGACGCCATCCCGTGGCTCACGCAGCTGCCGTGGGCGTGGATCTCGCTCATCGGGGTGACGGTGTGGTGGACGCTCGGCTTCAACACCGTCATCTACCTCGCCGCCCTGCAGGACATCTCCCCGGAGCTCTACGAGGCCGCGAAGATGGACGGCGCCGGGCCCTGGCAGCGGTTCCGGCACATCACCATCCCGGGGCTGCGTCCCGTGCTGCTCTTCATCACCAGCGTGACGATCATCGCCTCGGTGAACATGTTCGGGCAGTCCTACCTCATGACCCAGGGCGGTCCCGGCCAGGAGACGCGCACGGCGATCTACCAGATCGCGGAGACCGGGCTCACGAGCTTCAACTCCGGCCTCGCCTCGGCCATGTCGATGATCTTCTCGGTCTTCCTCGCGATCATCAGCATGGCGGTCTTCTTCCTCTTCCGTGAACGTCCCGACCGGCCCAGGAAGGATGCCCGATGA
- a CDS encoding extracellular solute-binding protein: MAGCASATPLTSTGPTLESSGYSGPPVTIQYWNGFTGGDGPAMRQLVEDFNASQDLIDVRMNVVQWAQYYQRVIAAVHAGQGPDVGAMHVEQLATQAARRTITPIDDVVTELGLSGGDYPEDVWNAGMYQEQRYGIPLDMHSLAMYGNRSVLEQAGITTPAATGAEFEEQMSALVGAGVSSPLWMPNRWPAHLIFLSLLWQFGGEPYAEDGTAATFGSDAGVDALQWMVDHIEQGYSPANVAIDSQYTAFKNGEGAYTWDGIWQANDLTTTAPDLSWTMTPLPTVGTEPAVWANSHQLVLFRSRRPDDNRLLASKQFLQYLVENSASWADAGMIPALTSARETEEFRATPQAALTEAIPSMRFLPPVAAVGEVQVQTLETAIADTILGRADARSALEGAASRATAMMQNNLRKFERGQA; the protein is encoded by the coding sequence ATGGCGGGGTGCGCCAGTGCGACGCCCCTGACGTCCACCGGCCCCACGCTGGAGAGCAGCGGGTACTCGGGGCCGCCGGTGACGATCCAGTACTGGAACGGCTTCACCGGCGGTGACGGCCCGGCCATGCGCCAGCTCGTCGAGGACTTCAACGCCAGCCAGGACCTCATCGACGTCCGGATGAACGTCGTCCAGTGGGCGCAGTACTACCAGCGGGTCATCGCGGCGGTGCACGCGGGGCAGGGGCCCGACGTCGGCGCCATGCACGTCGAGCAGCTCGCCACCCAGGCGGCCCGCCGCACGATCACCCCCATCGACGACGTCGTCACCGAGCTGGGGCTCAGCGGCGGGGACTACCCCGAGGACGTGTGGAACGCCGGGATGTACCAGGAGCAGCGGTACGGCATCCCGCTCGACATGCACTCCCTCGCGATGTACGGCAACCGCTCGGTCCTCGAGCAGGCGGGGATCACCACCCCGGCCGCCACCGGGGCCGAGTTCGAGGAGCAGATGTCCGCCCTCGTGGGCGCCGGGGTGTCCTCCCCGCTGTGGATGCCCAACCGCTGGCCGGCGCACCTCATCTTCCTGTCGCTGCTGTGGCAGTTCGGCGGGGAGCCCTACGCCGAGGACGGCACGGCGGCGACGTTCGGCAGCGACGCCGGCGTCGACGCGCTGCAGTGGATGGTCGACCACATCGAGCAGGGCTACAGCCCCGCCAACGTCGCCATCGACTCGCAGTACACGGCGTTCAAGAACGGGGAGGGCGCCTACACCTGGGACGGGATCTGGCAGGCCAACGACCTCACCACCACGGCCCCCGACCTGTCGTGGACGATGACGCCGCTGCCGACCGTGGGCACGGAGCCGGCGGTCTGGGCGAACTCCCACCAGCTCGTGCTGTTCCGGAGCCGGCGCCCGGACGACAACCGGCTCCTCGCGAGCAAGCAGTTCCTCCAGTACCTCGTGGAGAACTCCGCGTCCTGGGCCGACGCGGGGATGATCCCCGCGCTGACCTCGGCCCGGGAGACCGAGGAGTTCCGGGCGACCCCCCAGGCCGCGCTCACCGAGGCCATCCCCTCGATGCGGTTCCTCCCGCCGGTCGCGGCCGTGGGTGAGGTGCAGGTCCAGACGCTGGAGACGGCCATCGCCGACACCATCCTCGGCCGGGCGGACGCGCGGTCCGCGCTCGAGGGTGCCGCTTCCCGGGCGACGGCGATGATGCAGAACAACCTCCGCAAGTTCGAGAGGGGCCAGGCATGA
- a CDS encoding alpha-galactosidase, protein MTEPSTDIRHLRAGGTSLVLDCTGTALPRVLHWGADLGDLDGADLATLRRVSEPPLVSGQADVVVPLGLLAEHSAGWLGTPGLVGHRAGTDFSTAFAVFAVEDETPDEDPVVARRVVARADDATARLGLVVVVELLHAGLVRMRGQVTNLGDGVFDLAALDLALPVPTEAVEILDLTGRHLRERSPQRHAFTLGTHLRESRGARGPDASLVLAVGTPGLAWRRGEVRGVHVAWSGNTRTYAERTNLGLSLVAGGELLLPGEVRLGPDESYTGPWVYGSHGTGLDGLSGRFHRFLRGRPEHPRRPRPVTLNVWEAVYFDHDLARLTRLADVAASVGVERYVLDDGWFGSRRDDTSGLGDWVVSPEAWPHGLGPLVEHVHGLGMEFGLWFEPEMVNPDSDLYRAHPEWILAVPGRVPVPMRHQQVLDLTHAGAYAHVRDQILAVLAAYPIDYLKWDYNRDLVEPGHQPTGRAAVHEQTRALYRLLDEIRAAHPGLEIESCASGGGRVDLGILARTDRVWGSDSIDPLERQQIEAYTSLLLPPELVGSHIGSPVSHTTGRAHALDFRAATAFFSHLGIEWDLTAASPAEHDRLREWVSAHKAHRPLLHGGTVVHADYADDAIWVHGVVAPDGGEAIVTIVALATTVASPPGRLRIPGLAPDAHYRLTPLAPGDVVHGRTGHRAPPWWAEPVTLPGAVLGGVGVQAPVLNPEQAVLLHLVRV, encoded by the coding sequence GTGACCGAGCCCAGCACGGACATCCGCCACCTCCGGGCGGGCGGCACGTCGCTCGTCCTCGACTGCACGGGGACGGCGCTGCCCCGCGTCCTGCACTGGGGCGCGGACCTCGGGGACCTCGACGGCGCCGACCTCGCCACGCTGCGGCGGGTGAGCGAGCCCCCGCTGGTCTCCGGCCAGGCCGACGTCGTCGTGCCGCTCGGGCTGCTGGCGGAGCACTCCGCCGGGTGGCTGGGCACGCCGGGTCTGGTGGGCCACCGCGCCGGCACCGACTTCTCCACCGCGTTCGCCGTGTTCGCGGTGGAGGACGAGACGCCCGATGAGGACCCCGTCGTCGCCCGCCGGGTCGTCGCCCGCGCGGACGACGCCACGGCCCGCCTGGGGCTCGTCGTCGTCGTGGAGCTCCTCCACGCCGGCCTGGTGCGGATGCGGGGGCAGGTGACCAACCTCGGCGACGGCGTCTTCGACCTCGCCGCCCTCGACCTCGCCCTTCCGGTCCCCACCGAGGCCGTGGAGATCCTCGACCTCACCGGTCGCCACCTGCGCGAGCGCTCACCCCAGCGGCACGCGTTCACCCTGGGCACCCACCTGCGCGAGTCGCGCGGCGCCCGGGGCCCCGACGCCAGCCTCGTCCTCGCCGTCGGGACGCCCGGGCTCGCGTGGCGGCGCGGGGAGGTGCGCGGCGTCCACGTCGCCTGGTCCGGCAACACCCGCACCTACGCCGAGCGGACCAACCTCGGCCTCTCCCTCGTCGCGGGCGGCGAGCTGCTGCTGCCCGGCGAGGTGCGCCTCGGGCCGGACGAGTCGTACACCGGGCCGTGGGTCTACGGCTCGCACGGCACCGGCCTCGACGGGCTGTCCGGGCGCTTCCACCGCTTCCTCCGTGGTCGTCCGGAGCACCCGCGCCGCCCCCGTCCCGTCACGCTCAACGTGTGGGAGGCGGTCTACTTCGACCACGACCTCGCGCGGCTCACCCGCCTCGCCGACGTCGCGGCCTCGGTGGGGGTCGAGCGCTACGTGCTCGACGACGGGTGGTTCGGCTCGCGGCGCGACGACACCTCCGGGCTCGGGGACTGGGTGGTCTCGCCCGAGGCGTGGCCGCACGGGCTGGGGCCGCTCGTCGAGCACGTCCACGGACTCGGCATGGAGTTCGGCCTGTGGTTCGAGCCGGAGATGGTCAACCCCGACTCCGACCTCTACCGCGCACACCCCGAGTGGATCCTCGCGGTGCCGGGCCGCGTGCCGGTGCCCATGCGCCACCAGCAGGTGCTCGACCTCACCCACGCCGGCGCGTACGCCCACGTCCGCGACCAGATCCTCGCGGTCCTCGCCGCCTACCCCATCGACTACCTCAAGTGGGACTACAACCGGGACCTCGTCGAGCCGGGCCACCAGCCCACCGGCCGCGCCGCGGTCCACGAGCAGACCCGGGCGCTCTACCGCCTGCTCGACGAGATCCGCGCGGCGCACCCCGGTCTGGAGATCGAGTCGTGCGCGAGCGGCGGCGGGCGGGTGGACCTCGGCATCCTCGCCCGGACCGACCGCGTGTGGGGCTCGGACAGCATCGACCCGCTCGAGCGGCAGCAGATCGAGGCCTACACCTCCCTCCTGCTCCCGCCCGAGCTCGTGGGCTCCCACATCGGCTCCCCGGTGAGCCACACCACCGGTCGCGCGCACGCGCTCGACTTCCGCGCCGCCACGGCCTTTTTTTCCCACCTCGGCATCGAGTGGGACCTCACGGCGGCCAGCCCGGCCGAGCACGACCGCCTGCGCGAGTGGGTGAGCGCGCACAAGGCGCACCGCCCGCTCCTCCACGGCGGCACCGTGGTCCACGCGGATTACGCCGACGACGCGATCTGGGTGCACGGCGTCGTCGCCCCGGACGGCGGCGAGGCGATCGTCACCATCGTCGCGCTGGCGACCACCGTCGCCTCACCGCCCGGGCGCCTGCGGATCCCCGGCCTCGCGCCCGACGCCCACTACCGGCTCACGCCGCTCGCCCCGGGCGACGTCGTCCACGGGCGCACCGGGCACCGGGCTCCGCCCTGGTGGGCGGAGCCCGTGACGCTGCCGGGTGCCGTGCTCGGCGGGGTCGGCGTGCAGGCCCCGGTACTCAACCCCGAGCAGGCGGTGCTGCTGCACCTCGTGCGGGTCTGA